The segment TTACCATTCTTGCGCGAACGCGCCGCTATAGTGACTGTTGCCATTGACTAGTCCCCACGGAGCATTCGCCCGTCAATTCCCTATTTGGCTGTCAATGAACCGCAGCAAATCCTTGGTTCGGATCAGCTTTCGGGAGCGTACCAGAACACAGGGCAACTCGCCATAGTCCAGCATGCGCGAGACCGTGGCCCGATGCACCCGCAGGATGTCCGCGGCTTCCTGAATGGTGAGGAGAATTTTGTCTGAAATCATACATACTCCGGTTGCTTGGCATGAGTGCCTTTGCGATTGGCCCGGAGTATAGCTCGGGAATAGTCCGAAACGTCAACTAAGCAGCTAAATTAGTTGTACAAATTAGCGCTATTTAGTGATTGTGGAGTTAGGTCGAAAGTGTTTTTTTGTGCAAAATAGCGAATGAATTGAGGTTATTGTGCTACTTGGATGTGGTGGAGGTTGAATTTGCGTAAAAGGGGGTCTAAAATAGGTTTTAGGTTTGGTAAAAAGTGATTTTGAGTATGTTGGTAAAGGTAATAATTTTTGAGATAAACAAATTGAAATTTGAGATGGCACATGGAGTTAGAATTTATAAATACGGAAAGAACAGTCCAGAAGTCAAAAAAGCGTATTGAGAATTAAAGAGAACGAGCAACAAATTCGCTTTTTGGATTGACAAAAATCATTCAATCCAATTTATACGAAAGTACTGTGCCTTCTCTTTGAAGCCTTTGAATTTATGAGGATTCATAGGCTCAAGATATTCTTTGACGGACCAGTTTTTTGCTAATCCGTAACGACTACTTAGCTTTGTGTGATTCGTCATTGCAGAAAGAGATTCAGAGATTAAGACCTCTTTTGCTTTGGCTTTAGAATTTAAACGGGCAGCTAGATCGACAATAGGGCCGTGAGGATCGTTTCCATAAAAAAATATAACATCACCAGCAGCTATG is part of the Desulfovibrio ferrophilus genome and harbors:
- a CDS encoding helix-turn-helix domain-containing protein; translation: MISDKILLTIQEAADILRVHRATVSRMLDYGELPCVLVRSRKLIRTKDLLRFIDSQIGN